Proteins from a single region of Leptospira venezuelensis:
- a CDS encoding UDP-2,3-diacylglucosamine diphosphatase gives MKFRRGRLYDAFFISDIHYLLNKKIKSHKHKELFQLLDHLNKKEVRFNNLYLVGDIIENWFFSADRRLQRVKGKKRFNKLFERLDRLASGDGKKYYIVGNHDTTSYLMRLTPKVEHYLIERGWIICEKAENETLIAIHGHQGQYNKFTWMGSILVLRILHVFASALPALFKFSENFYHKHLNRQDPSTVEETLHYYQKLSKLTHQDKKVLISGHTHDFLCIPKMNIINTGDWVKSNSFVIQDGKKFSGIRMTARKEFKKEFVLNV, from the coding sequence ATGAAATTTCGAAGAGGAAGACTTTACGACGCGTTTTTCATTTCGGACATCCATTATCTTCTGAACAAGAAGATAAAATCACATAAACACAAAGAGTTATTCCAACTACTGGACCACCTGAACAAAAAAGAGGTTAGATTTAATAATCTGTACCTTGTCGGGGATATTATTGAGAACTGGTTTTTTAGCGCGGATAGAAGGTTACAAAGAGTCAAAGGCAAAAAAAGATTTAATAAACTTTTTGAACGTTTGGACAGACTCGCTTCGGGAGATGGGAAAAAATATTATATCGTTGGGAACCACGATACTACCTCTTACCTGATGAGGCTGACTCCAAAGGTAGAACATTATTTGATCGAAAGAGGTTGGATTATCTGCGAGAAGGCGGAGAATGAAACTTTGATCGCCATTCATGGACACCAGGGACAATACAATAAATTTACCTGGATGGGCTCCATTCTTGTCTTACGAATTCTTCATGTGTTTGCATCCGCTCTCCCTGCATTATTTAAATTTTCCGAGAACTTCTACCATAAACATCTAAATAGACAAGACCCAAGTACCGTAGAAGAGACATTACATTATTATCAAAAACTTTCCAAACTTACTCATCAAGATAAGAAGGTTTTGATCTCGGGTCATACACATGACTTTTTATGTATCCCTAAAATGAATATAATAAATACAGGGGATTGGGTAAAGAGTAATAGTTTTGTAATCCAGGATGGCAAAAAATTTTCCGGAATTCGGATGACTGCCAGAAAAGAATTCAAAAAAGAATTCGTCTTAAATGTCTGA
- a CDS encoding FMN-binding glutamate synthase family protein — protein MSEELLIEYLNLIDEHAWLFWSGVVFLFLLCVFIHDIFQKKHTIKHNFPIVGHIRYLFEKIGPELRQYWVANDKEEMPFNRAERSWVYATSKMQNNNFGFGTTELLYDAGYPIIKHSAFPFSDSKAKFIEGDSSMIPSLKVMGEFRNRKKLYRPASVVNISAMSYGSLGERAVSSLDIGAKIARCYHNTGEGGLSPYHNFGADVVWQLGTGYFGARDEKGKFSIDHFLKRLDANPNVRAIEIKLSQGAKPGKGGILPGAKVTKEIAEIRGIKPGQDCISPNAHSEFDDVKSLIDFIEKLASASGLPIGIKSAVGESKFWEELASRMKETGHGPDFITIDGGEGGTGAAPLTFTDHVSLPFKVGFARVYKIFQKYEIAERVVWIGSGKLGFPDRAIVAFAMGCDLIHVAREAMMSIGCIQAQKCHTGHCPAGVATQSKWLQAGLDVDLKAKRAANYIKGFRKELLSVAHACGYEHPLQFTGNDIEIGAGQNRFRTLTEVLEYERAPVKFTTMMDYTSNITALG, from the coding sequence ATGTCCGAAGAACTACTGATAGAATATCTAAACTTGATAGATGAACACGCTTGGCTTTTCTGGTCTGGAGTCGTTTTTCTTTTTTTACTTTGCGTTTTTATCCACGATATATTCCAGAAAAAGCATACGATCAAACACAACTTTCCGATCGTTGGCCATATTAGATATCTATTCGAAAAAATAGGACCTGAACTTAGACAATACTGGGTGGCAAACGATAAGGAAGAAATGCCTTTTAACAGGGCAGAAAGATCTTGGGTTTATGCCACATCTAAGATGCAAAATAATAATTTCGGCTTTGGAACTACGGAATTATTATACGATGCAGGCTACCCTATCATCAAACATTCTGCCTTCCCCTTCTCAGACAGCAAAGCAAAGTTTATTGAAGGTGATAGCTCTATGATCCCTTCTCTCAAAGTTATGGGGGAATTCAGGAATAGAAAAAAATTATATAGACCCGCATCGGTAGTAAATATCTCCGCAATGTCTTATGGATCCTTGGGAGAAAGAGCGGTATCCTCCTTAGATATAGGAGCAAAGATAGCACGTTGTTATCATAATACCGGAGAAGGTGGACTTTCCCCATATCATAATTTCGGTGCTGATGTTGTTTGGCAATTAGGAACCGGATATTTTGGTGCGAGGGATGAAAAAGGTAAATTTTCAATAGATCATTTCCTAAAACGTTTAGATGCTAATCCAAATGTTAGAGCAATAGAGATCAAACTTTCTCAAGGTGCAAAACCTGGAAAAGGAGGGATCTTACCTGGAGCAAAAGTCACCAAAGAAATTGCAGAGATCAGAGGGATTAAACCTGGACAGGATTGTATATCGCCTAACGCACATTCCGAATTCGACGACGTGAAAAGTCTTATAGACTTTATAGAAAAATTAGCATCCGCTTCGGGGCTTCCGATAGGGATCAAAAGTGCGGTTGGGGAATCTAAGTTTTGGGAGGAACTTGCAAGTCGGATGAAGGAAACAGGACATGGTCCTGATTTCATCACAATAGACGGAGGAGAAGGAGGCACAGGAGCGGCTCCATTAACGTTTACCGATCATGTCTCCCTTCCTTTTAAGGTGGGATTTGCTAGAGTATATAAGATTTTTCAAAAGTACGAGATTGCGGAAAGAGTGGTTTGGATAGGAAGCGGAAAATTAGGTTTTCCCGACAGAGCCATAGTCGCATTCGCAATGGGTTGTGATCTAATCCATGTGGCAAGAGAAGCTATGATGTCTATAGGTTGTATCCAAGCTCAGAAATGTCATACTGGCCATTGTCCTGCCGGAGTGGCTACGCAAAGTAAATGGTTACAAGCAGGTTTAGATGTGGATTTAAAAGCGAAACGTGCTGCGAACTATATCAAAGGGTTTAGAAAAGAATTATTATCTGTGGCTCATGCATGCGGATATGAACATCCTCTTCAATTCACAGGGAACGATATAGAGATCGGAGCGGGTCAAAATAGATTCAGGACCCTGACAGAAGTTTTGGAATACGAAAGAGCTCCTGTAAAATTCACGACTATGATGGATTATACGAGCAATATCACTGCACTCGGATAG
- a CDS encoding acyl-CoA thioesterase, with protein MARVQLDLPEKLAWSTSLNIRIYDTNFAAHLAHDKVVSLLHESRARLFKEKGFSELDVNGYGIILTDLVVEYKAEAFFGDQVRVEIGAGDFSAKGCDLYYRMTHTDGPINGKIVCNAKTGLVFMDYATRTVSNIPDVFKSWF; from the coding sequence ATGGCACGAGTTCAACTGGACCTACCTGAAAAATTGGCTTGGTCCACTAGCTTAAATATCAGGATTTATGATACAAATTTCGCAGCGCATTTAGCTCATGATAAAGTAGTTTCTCTTTTACATGAATCCAGAGCGAGATTATTCAAAGAAAAAGGATTCTCTGAACTAGATGTAAATGGATATGGGATTATTCTTACGGATCTGGTTGTAGAATATAAGGCAGAGGCGTTTTTCGGAGATCAGGTCCGAGTAGAGATCGGAGCAGGAGATTTCAGCGCTAAAGGTTGTGATCTGTATTATAGAATGACCCACACAGATGGGCCTATTAACGGCAAGATCGTATGTAACGCAAAAACAGGTCTCGTGTTTATGGATTATGCTACTAGGACAGTTAGTAATATTCCGGATGTATTTAAATCCTGGTTTTGA
- a CDS encoding DUF1801 domain-containing protein: MAQKKNQLQKFTNSDVAETFSEYSPSVREKLFHLRDLIFKTAKETQGVGKLEEVLKWGQPSYLTPESKSGTTIRIDALKGDSKEYAMFFHCQTDLISRFRKLYPKTFKFEGNRSIIFSESSKLPIKELKQCISLALTYHSDKKKKSK, translated from the coding sequence ATGGCTCAAAAAAAGAATCAACTCCAAAAATTCACTAATTCAGATGTTGCAGAAACTTTCTCGGAGTATTCCCCTTCAGTTCGAGAGAAATTATTTCACTTAAGAGATTTGATCTTCAAAACTGCGAAAGAGACACAAGGGGTAGGCAAGCTAGAGGAAGTATTAAAATGGGGACAACCTAGTTATCTTACTCCTGAATCAAAAAGTGGAACTACGATCCGTATAGACGCTCTAAAAGGTGACTCGAAAGAGTATGCAATGTTCTTTCACTGCCAAACGGATCTGATCTCCAGATTCAGAAAATTATATCCTAAAACATTTAAATTCGAAGGAAATAGAAGTATTATATTTTCAGAAAGTTCCAAACTCCCGATAAAAGAACTAAAACAATGTATATCTTTGGCCCTGACTTACCATTCCGATAAGAAGAAAAAATCAAAATAA
- a CDS encoding NAD(P)/FAD-dependent oxidoreductase, which yields MTQEFELRLLPEIAEQSDRLTEYISKSKKISLSDIKHIEVLNHSIDARQKTVFVNLKIRVYINEEFVAEEIHLPDYPDVKNSKEVIVIGAGPAGLFSALELIQSGLKPIVLERGKDVKSRPKDLQNINAHHIVDEDSNYCFGEGGAGTYSDGKLYTRSKKRGNVRRVLELLVGFGANPNILIEAHPHIGTNKLPSIVRRMRETIQERGGEVHFSQRVTDLILEGNSIKGVVTKNGDRFLSDKVILATGHSARDIFELLHHKGIEIHLKPLAVGVRVEHKQSLIDSIQYSCADRGPFLPPSPYSIVKQIDGRGVYSFCMCPGGVIAACATKPGEVVTNGWSSSKRARPTANSGIVVELRQEDFSPFKKFGPLAAMEFQKEIEQKAWIAGGKTQTAPATRLEDFVEGKISTDLPKTSYPPGIISADLSSVLPKFVMNALQNGFKEFNKSMKGYLTNEAVVHAPETRTSSPVSIPRNPETLEHIRIKGLYPCGEGAGYAGGIVSAAMDGIRCAQACAVSI from the coding sequence ATGACCCAAGAATTTGAACTTAGGCTTTTGCCTGAGATCGCCGAACAATCGGATCGGCTCACAGAATATATTTCCAAATCCAAGAAGATCTCTCTATCGGATATTAAACATATCGAGGTCTTAAATCATTCAATTGACGCCAGACAAAAAACTGTTTTTGTCAATCTCAAAATCAGAGTTTATATCAACGAAGAATTTGTGGCAGAAGAGATTCATCTCCCTGATTATCCCGATGTAAAAAATTCTAAAGAAGTGATTGTGATTGGAGCTGGACCTGCCGGTTTATTTTCCGCATTAGAACTCATTCAATCGGGCTTAAAGCCTATTGTTTTAGAAAGAGGAAAGGACGTTAAATCAAGACCTAAAGATCTTCAGAATATCAATGCCCATCATATTGTAGATGAAGATTCCAATTATTGTTTCGGAGAAGGTGGGGCGGGCACTTATTCTGATGGTAAACTTTATACAAGGTCCAAAAAAAGAGGGAATGTCCGTCGTGTTCTGGAATTACTTGTTGGTTTTGGAGCAAATCCTAATATTCTAATAGAGGCTCACCCTCATATAGGCACCAACAAACTTCCTAGTATTGTTCGCAGAATGAGAGAAACAATCCAAGAAAGAGGCGGAGAAGTCCATTTTAGCCAAAGAGTAACCGATCTGATCTTAGAAGGTAATTCTATCAAAGGTGTCGTTACAAAGAATGGAGATCGTTTTCTTTCCGACAAAGTGATTTTGGCCACTGGACATTCCGCCAGAGATATATTCGAATTATTACATCATAAAGGAATCGAGATCCATTTAAAACCACTTGCTGTAGGTGTCAGAGTAGAGCATAAACAATCCTTAATAGACTCTATCCAGTATAGTTGTGCGGATAGAGGACCTTTTCTTCCTCCTTCTCCATATAGTATCGTAAAACAGATCGATGGAAGGGGAGTGTATTCTTTTTGTATGTGCCCAGGAGGAGTGATCGCGGCTTGCGCCACTAAACCAGGAGAAGTTGTAACAAATGGTTGGTCTTCTTCTAAGAGAGCTAGGCCTACAGCAAACTCAGGAATAGTGGTGGAACTTAGACAAGAAGACTTTTCTCCTTTCAAAAAGTTCGGACCATTGGCAGCGATGGAGTTCCAAAAAGAGATCGAACAAAAGGCTTGGATTGCTGGAGGAAAAACCCAAACTGCTCCAGCGACTAGACTTGAAGATTTTGTCGAAGGTAAAATTTCTACCGATCTTCCCAAAACTTCTTATCCTCCAGGAATTATATCCGCGGATCTTTCTTCTGTTCTTCCTAAATTCGTAATGAACGCTTTGCAAAACGGATTTAAAGAATTTAATAAATCTATGAAGGGATATCTTACCAACGAAGCAGTGGTTCATGCTCCTGAAACTAGGACCTCTTCTCCTGTTAGTATTCCTAGGAATCCCGAAACTTTGGAACATATTCGTATCAAAGGATTGTATCCTTGCGGAGAAGGAGCCGGATATGCAGGTGGGATCGTATCCGCCGCCATGGACGGGATCAGATGCGCTCAGGCTTGCGCAGTTAGTATCTAA
- a CDS encoding helix-turn-helix transcriptional regulator yields MKLTDRQKKKFLKSLKQARIEAGFTQAEVAQQIGVSQSLISKLESGRISLEVEIFLKLYQLYEKPAAYFFSAFSQK; encoded by the coding sequence TTGAAACTAACGGACCGACAAAAGAAAAAATTCTTAAAGTCACTGAAACAAGCAAGGATCGAAGCAGGGTTCACTCAAGCAGAAGTCGCCCAACAGATCGGGGTCAGTCAAAGTCTCATTTCGAAATTAGAATCAGGAAGAATATCTTTAGAAGTAGAAATATTCTTAAAATTGTATCAATTGTATGAAAAACCTGCGGCGTATTTTTTCTCCGCATTCTCTCAAAAATAA
- a CDS encoding DoxX family protein has translation MGSENVSKGQLWTGRVLSGLVTLFLLFDGVLKFFLDKMPPEAQAEGAKLGYPPEVMPYLGTVLIVSTLLYAFPRTAVLGATLLTGYLGGAVATHVRVLNPLGSHILFPTYLGIILWAGLYLRFPKLREVTPWQK, from the coding sequence ATGGGATCTGAAAATGTTTCGAAAGGCCAACTTTGGACCGGTCGAGTACTCAGTGGATTAGTTACACTTTTTCTGCTTTTCGATGGAGTACTAAAATTTTTCTTAGATAAGATGCCCCCTGAAGCTCAGGCAGAAGGAGCAAAACTTGGCTATCCACCTGAAGTAATGCCTTACTTGGGAACAGTCTTAATCGTCAGTACTTTGTTATATGCTTTCCCTAGAACTGCAGTGTTGGGAGCAACCTTGCTCACGGGCTATTTAGGTGGAGCTGTTGCTACTCATGTTCGTGTATTAAACCCTCTTGGTTCTCATATTTTATTCCCTACCTATCTAGGAATCATCTTATGGGCAGGACTCTATCTCAGATTTCCTAAACTTAGAGAAGTTACTCCTTGGCAGAAATAA
- a CDS encoding iron chaperone, with protein MDTAKNTFQSIDEYIKTFPKEVQSILQELRKVIQEETPEATEKISYQMPTFYLNGNLVHFAAYKNHIGLYPGASGIAKFKKEIDKYKNAKGSVQFPIDQPLPFDLVRKIVKFRVGENKKKTPKKIKKK; from the coding sequence ATGGATACGGCAAAAAATACATTTCAGTCAATTGACGAATACATCAAAACTTTTCCGAAGGAGGTTCAATCCATTCTTCAAGAACTCAGAAAAGTGATCCAAGAAGAAACTCCTGAAGCAACCGAGAAGATCAGCTATCAAATGCCTACTTTCTATTTGAATGGGAATCTGGTACATTTTGCAGCATATAAAAACCATATCGGTCTTTATCCCGGAGCGAGTGGCATCGCCAAATTTAAAAAAGAAATTGATAAATACAAAAATGCAAAAGGTTCCGTTCAATTTCCAATCGATCAACCTTTACCTTTCGATTTGGTCCGTAAGATCGTAAAATTCAGAGTGGGGGAAAATAAGAAGAAGACCCCTAAAAAAATAAAAAAGAAATAA
- a CDS encoding DUF1801 domain-containing protein, whose translation MNKEVQKYNNSQTKIEKEICNILSQEIDLHLPKAENKIWHAHPVWFLDGNPIVGYSKLKNCIRLLFWSGQSFDEEGLEPEGTFKAAEIRYTSPDQISKKDLKRWMNKSKKIQWDYKNIVKRKGVLERLK comes from the coding sequence ATGAATAAAGAAGTTCAAAAATACAATAATTCACAAACAAAAATTGAAAAAGAAATCTGTAATATTCTTTCCCAAGAAATTGATCTTCATCTTCCTAAAGCGGAAAATAAAATTTGGCACGCTCACCCGGTTTGGTTCTTAGATGGGAATCCAATTGTAGGATATAGTAAACTTAAAAATTGTATCCGATTACTCTTTTGGAGTGGACAATCCTTTGATGAAGAAGGTTTAGAACCGGAAGGAACCTTTAAAGCGGCCGAAATCCGTTATACAAGCCCTGATCAAATAAGCAAAAAAGACTTAAAACGTTGGATGAATAAATCTAAGAAAATTCAGTGGGATTACAAAAATATTGTCAAACGAAAGGGAGTCTTAGAAAGATTAAAGTAA
- a CDS encoding GNAT family N-acetyltransferase — MNIETISQKNLEEVLPLIRKYQEFYKIESINDEKNRKFFSQFGEDNDLGCLFGYRKNNQIVGFATVYFSFASSIISKVAIMNDLFTLNEFRKQGIGESLIDHCAKYAKSRGAARLQWVTAPDNLNAQALYNRVGAKQSSWEFFTYSIIA, encoded by the coding sequence ATGAACATTGAAACTATCTCTCAAAAAAATCTAGAGGAAGTTCTCCCTTTGATCCGGAAATATCAAGAGTTCTATAAGATAGAATCTATCAATGATGAGAAGAATCGAAAATTTTTTTCTCAATTTGGAGAGGATAATGACTTAGGATGTTTATTCGGATATAGAAAAAATAACCAAATAGTAGGTTTTGCTACAGTCTATTTTTCTTTTGCGTCTAGTATAATTAGTAAAGTTGCAATCATGAATGATCTTTTTACTTTAAATGAATTTAGAAAGCAGGGAATTGGAGAATCACTTATTGATCATTGTGCGAAATATGCGAAATCTCGGGGAGCTGCAAGACTTCAATGGGTAACTGCTCCGGATAATCTAAATGCCCAAGCCTTATATAATAGAGTAGGGGCGAAACAAAGTAGCTGGGAATTTTTTACTTATAGTATAATTGCATGA
- a CDS encoding MmcQ/YjbR family DNA-binding protein yields the protein MISLDKVRKLALALPEAKEEPHFEKISFRVSKKIFATVDQDNKKIVLKFDLNDQDFFSAASKGSVYPIENKWGQQGWTCVEMKSTDLALFKDMLVVSYCGVAPKRLVEAVRQNQKSQRK from the coding sequence ATGATATCCTTAGACAAAGTACGAAAACTTGCATTAGCTCTTCCTGAAGCAAAAGAGGAACCTCATTTTGAAAAAATTTCATTCAGAGTGAGTAAGAAAATTTTTGCCACTGTGGACCAGGATAATAAAAAGATTGTTCTTAAATTCGATTTGAATGACCAGGACTTCTTTTCGGCAGCATCTAAGGGTTCTGTTTATCCTATAGAAAATAAATGGGGACAACAGGGGTGGACCTGCGTGGAAATGAAATCAACCGATTTAGCTTTATTCAAAGATATGTTAGTCGTTTCTTATTGTGGCGTTGCTCCAAAAAGACTTGTAGAAGCGGTCCGACAAAATCAAAAATCTCAAAGAAAATAA
- a CDS encoding SRPBCC family protein has product MDSKQITIQSTVAADIKKAWDYYTNPQHIIKWNFATDDWQCPWAKNDMRPGGKYSARMEAKDGSFGFEFEAIYDTVVDQKNFAYTMGDGRKAAVNFENKDNKTIVTVSFDPESENPIEMQRGGWQAILDNFKKYTEAN; this is encoded by the coding sequence ATGGACTCAAAACAAATTACGATTCAATCTACTGTTGCTGCAGATATCAAGAAAGCCTGGGACTACTACACCAATCCACAACATATTATCAAATGGAATTTTGCCACCGACGATTGGCAATGTCCTTGGGCAAAGAATGATATGAGACCTGGTGGTAAGTACAGCGCTAGAATGGAAGCCAAGGATGGAAGTTTCGGATTCGAGTTTGAAGCAATTTATGATACAGTTGTTGATCAGAAAAATTTTGCGTATACAATGGGAGATGGTAGAAAGGCCGCAGTTAACTTTGAGAATAAAGATAACAAAACTATTGTAACAGTAAGTTTTGATCCTGAATCTGAAAACCCAATTGAAATGCAAAGAGGCGGTTGGCAGGCGATACTTGATAATTTCAAGAAGTATACGGAGGCCAATTAA